One Engraulis encrasicolus isolate BLACKSEA-1 chromosome 5, IST_EnEncr_1.0, whole genome shotgun sequence DNA segment encodes these proteins:
- the adnp2a gene encoding activity-dependent neuroprotective protein 2a yields the protein MFQNPVGDLEKVRRCRKRVKDILSDIGLESCSELSEELKNFDAGDESFNDTEWDDLSDSYGSKRRKKWCYRTQKFCCNLCWYSTKSAYSFRTHVHRSHEEELDLASLTMCKSCSFIGHPSVTDKHFKMFHTTPKVNASQATSREPIRDLATIAASTPGAGPCTATNDRYFCRTCGYQDSLIYVMKKHILVNHNPTLLKRYVGHRSPDEKQKGDGKFDYYCKMCSMPAQTCEHLLFHILSSEKHKELDGQLKNLLGINMRFMNRHGKLRTKLVPKIVVKKPGPVPVVVRPPTSTATSSGTMLLASQSNSAALLCAPGTRQMYIPSQASAKNLLLSNPSMATLQNSSQGPARFNMFVPGLPQTRFPITVRVPGLPQSQPRQVLLPPGMRLNVPGKMGSQPLLMTSNLGVNQQSTSQSQMLTSQSIRLIPTGNNVNGVPTYTLASVPVVGKGPVVLTQNSVTGVQQLNTAAAVPQGVAAAKAQQKPAVPKPKGKHELVVFSPFLKMEDKTVRCLKCKIMLTEKGIFHHLLHGLKCVFCPQMFYSLQQVTDHMNTQHSLSVKANRELLKKDFEVDTDERGELVIGSFDLNTNVPREQLGDRELSLLVLTGGTQKIFLKMYPEAPKAVVTAAGKHIYTGCPLCQTKMSNREDYETHLKIIHHIMPTIHAILKTAAFKCIYCLGVYTERFTQRTVSIHLQRCRCAPKAVKDVERQRHPDPHNPVRNGAEGPGLGAKPPTGTVLNGGNYPYASVEVTLGTTHTPSKYAMAAGSKKGKVKGGGNTWRGGSAPRDPANRKDRITPVDLKSRQVRKKMLNKYFNEKPYISEAEIESLAAQLWLKRPDVVAAFEETQKMCLEAINSRKMGVLLGFNMMELKKVKHNIVIPSASSVKNRAEAAVGNTVEAAISSDEAAVNTAEEAAVDNSAEVTVNNAAEAAVDNSAEVKVNNTAEAGVDNSAEVTVNNTAEAAVEKSAEVTVDNTAEVGVNTEVLIKSEPVEVELP from the exons ATGTTCCAAAATCCTGTTGGTGATTTGGAAAAAGTCAGAAGATGCAGAAAGCGAGTCAAGGATATACTAAGTGACATCGGACTGGAGAGTTGTAGCGAGTTGTCTGAG GAACTGAAGAATTTTGATGCCGGTGATGAGTCCTTCAACGACACAGAGTGGGATGATCTCTCAGACAGTTATGGCAGCAAAAGGAGGAAAAAG tGGTGCTATCGGACACAGAAGTTCTGTTGCAACTTGTGCTGGTACTCCACCAAGTCTGCATACTCCTTCAGAACACATGTGCACCGCTCTCATGAGGAGGAACTGGACCTGGCCTCTCTGACCATGTGCAAGAGCTGCAGCTTCATTGGTCACCCTAGCGTCACTGACAAGCACTTCAAAATGTTCCATACGACTCCGAAGGTCAACGCAAGTCAGGCAACGAGCAGAGAACCCATCAGAGACCTGGCAACCATTGCTGCCAGCACACCTGGTGCAGGGCCGTGCACCGCAACTAACGATAGGTACTTCTGTCGCACGTGCGGCTACCAGGATTCACTGATTTACGTGATGAAGAAACACATCTTGGTGAACCACAATCCGACACTGCTGAAGCGCTACGTTGGACATCGGAGCCCAGATGAGAAGCAGAAGGGGGACGGCAAGTTTGATTACTACTGCAAAATGTGCAGCATGCCCGCGCAGACCTGTGAACACTTGCTCTTTCACATTCTAAGCTCAGAGAAGCATAAAGAACTGGACGGGCAGCTGAAAAATCTTTTGGGTATAAATATGAGATTCATGAATAGACATGGCAAGCTACGCACCAAGTTAGTGCCAAAGATTGTCGTCAAAAAGCCGGGCCCTGTGCCCGTTGTGGTCAGACCCCCCACATCGACGGCGACATCCTCGGGTACTATGCTGTTGGCCTCGCAAAGCAACAGTGCGGCCCTGCTCTGCGCGCCGGGAACCCGACAGATGTACATTCCATCACAGGCTTCGGCCAAAAACCTCCTGCTGTCCAATCCGTCTATGGCAACACTGCAGAATTCCTCACAGGGTCCTGCCCGTTTCAATATGTTTGTGCCAGGCTTGCCCCAAACCAGGTTCCCAATTACCGTGCGCGTCCCGGGGCTACCACAGTCACAACCGCGCCAGGTCCTTCTGCCTCCCGGGATGCGACTCAACGTCCCTGGTAAAATGGGCTCCCAGCCTCTGCTGATGACTTCCAACCTCGGCGTGAATCAACAGTCTACGTCGCAGTCTCAAATGTTGACCTCTCAGTCCATTCGCCTGATCCCCACAGGGAACAACGTCAACGGAGTGCCCACCTACACGCTTGCATCCGTCCCTGTTGTCGGCAAGGGGCCGGTGGTCTTGACGCAGAACAGTGTCACCGGTGTCCAGCAGCTGAACACGGCGGCAGCCGTGCCACAAGGTGTCGCTGCTGCAAAAGCGCAACAGAAGCCCGCTGTGCCAAAGCCAAAGGGCAAACACGAGCTGGTCGTCTTTTCACCATTCCTCAAAATGGAAGACAAAACGGTCAGATGCTTGAAATGCAAAATCATGCTCACTGAGAAGGGGATCTTTCACCACCTCTTGCACGGCTTGAAGTGCGTCTTTTGCCCACAGATGTTCTACTCTCTGCAACAAGTCACAGATCACATGAACACGCAACACAGTCTGTCTGTGAAGGCGAATCGCGAGCTTCTCAAGAAAGACTTTGAAGTTGACACAGATGAGCGCGGCGAGCTAGTGATCGGCTCTTTCGACCTCAACACAAATGTCCCCAGAGAGCAGCTTGGGGACCGAGAGCTCAGCCTTCTGGTCCTCACCGGTGGCACCCAGAAAATCTTCCTCAAGATGTACCCAGAAGCCCCCAAAGCTGTGGTCACGGCAGCTGGCAAGCACATCTACACGGGCTGCCCCCTCTGCCAGACCAAGATGAGCAACAGGGAGGATTACGAGACCCACCTGAAAATCATCCACCACATCATGCCCACCATCCACGCCATCTTGAAAACTGCCGCTTTCAAATGCATCTACTGCCTGGGCGTGTACACGGAGAGGTTTACGCAGAGGACGGTGTCCATACACCTCCAGCGGTGCCGGTGCGCTCCCAAGGCTGTCAAAGACGTGGAGAGGCAGAGGCACCCCGACCCGCACAACCCCGTACGCAACGGAGCAGAGGGCCCAGGTCTAGGCGCAAAGCCGCCCACAGGAACCGTACTTAACGGAGGAAACTACCCTTACGCCTCTGTGGAGGTCACACTTGGAACTACACATACTCCAAGCAAATACGCAATGGCAGCTGGGTCCAAGAAGGGTAAAGTTAAAGGCGGTGGCAATACCTGGAGGGGGGGTTCTGCACCCAGAGACCCGGCTAACCGTAAAGACCGAATAACCCCAGTGGACCTTAAGTCTCGACAGGTCAGGAAGAAGATGCTCAATAAGTACTTCAACGAAAAGCCCTACATCAGCGAGGCGGAGATTGAAAGCCTAGCGGCACAGCTTTGGCtgaaacgcccagacgtggtggCTGCCTTTGAGGAAACGCAGAAGATGTGCCTGGAGGCGATCAACTCCAGGAAGATGGGAGTGCTTCTGGGGTTCAACATGATGGAGCTGAAGAAAGTCAAACACAACATAGTCATTCCATCTGCTTCATCTGTTAAGAACCGTGCTGAAGCAGCAGTTGGCAACACTGTGGAAGCTGCGATTAGCAGTGATGAAGCTGCAGTCAACACTGCTGAAGAAGCTGCCGTTGACAACAGTGCTGAAGTTACAGTTAACAACGCTGCGGAAGCTGCCGTTGACAACAGTGCTGAAGTCAAAGTTAACAACACTGCTGAAGCTGGCGTTGACAACAGTGCTGAAGTCACAGTTAACAACACTGCTGAAGCTGCCGTCGAGAAAAGTGCCGAAGTCACAGTTGATAACACTGCTGAAGTCGGTGTAAATACAGAAGTGTTAATAAAGTCCGAGCCTGTTGAGGTTGAATTACCTTAG
- the rbfa gene encoding putative ribosome-binding factor A, mitochondrial, whose amino-acid sequence MSNIVFSKSAMLSQTIIKIFSFRQITYGVLRISIPRPTTKLGDGLSPGCQHSFHTCSCFFGGNKLMKMFKGRSKKQWYETPPQRIPTSQSLFKPTKPRQEDSFRLRALNSILFKAVSDLLTSYEVSSELPKLNVEISKVSLAPDHSACRVYWKTGGTSEKDEYIQQVLDKSGRRIRYLLLSQQVLGSIPAMVFIRDKQYAALNEIDNLLKIADFGPNHEQLEDATSELERSGAIRTASSGLDQFPPSEGRPVLFGIDHDALLKQVQEYKQQTGETAAALTTTTALTQQQVEAIAEFKKQKLIEKKKKKSKKNIDNDITPKAFLLAKHGEEKPLEDLDDDRHEDSQIRELMAEDHRRP is encoded by the exons ATGTCCAATATTGTATTTTCAAAAAGTGCAATGCTCAGTCAGACAATTATTAAGATATTTTCTTTCCGTCAAATCACTTACGGCGTGCTTAGGATATCTATTCCACGACCAACGACTAAACTAGGGGATGGCCTGTCTCCGGGTTGTCAACACTCTTTCCACACATGCAGTTGTTTCTTTGGAGGTAACAAATTGATGAAAATGTTCAAAGGACG GTCAAAGAAACAGTGGTACGAAACTCCACCTCAG AGAATACCGACCTCTCAAAGCCTCTTCAAGCCAACCAAACCTCGCCAAGAAGATAGCTTCAGGCTTCGTGCACTGAACTCCATTCTCTTCAAAGCCGTTTCAGACCTGTTGACCTCGTATGAAGTTAGTTCAGAGCTGCCCAAGTTGAATGTGGAGATCTCAAAG GTATCATTGGCACCTGATCATTCAGCATGTCGCGTCTATTGGAAGACGGGTGGCACTTCAGAGAAGGATGAATACATTCAACAAGTTCTGGACAAAAGTGGCCGTCGCATAAG GTATCTTCTTTTATCTCAGCAAGTTCTTGGAAGCATACCTGCCATGGTTTTCATCCGGGACAAACAATATGCAGCTCTAAATGAG ATTGATAATCTATTGAAGATTGCAGATTTTGGACCAAACCATGAACAGCTAGAGGATGCAACCAGTGAGTTGGAGAGGAG CGGGGCCATCAGGACAGCTTCATCAGGCCTTGACCAGTTTCCACCCTCTGAGGGAAGACCTGTGCTCTTTGGGATCGACCACGACGCTCTTCTGAAGCAAGTCCAGGAGTACAAACAGCAGACCGGAGAGACTGCTGCAGCCCTAACTACCACCACAGCCCTTACTCAACAGCAGGTGGAGGCCATCGCTGAATTCAAGAAGCAGAAACTTAtcgagaagaaaaagaagaagtctAAGAAGAACATAGACAATGACATCACACCCAAAGCGTTTCTGTTGGCCAAGCACGGCGAAGAAAAACCACTGGAGGATTTGGACGATGACCGCCATGAAGACTCTCAGATCAGAGAGCTGATGGCTGAGGACCACAGAAGGCCTTGA
- the LOC134449476 gene encoding zinc finger protein ZFAT-like, which yields MFNNLICRLHLKIMSASKRGVTCMYMCKICNLFSPRKKDLLSHATDIHNSEGINPDDVIIPIKPLPRPRPKPSSDAPKKKRGRPKDATATAFASIEVVVPSDGERQMEQQNPGADMKGGCPEDDSLECKKCNRKFSNKRQISKHICYVESKEDNDNDPPYSEGPPVETDSEEASEKANTSQTPKRARTQIMQKEPGRESEAATGPLNPIVSVLLAAHEAIPDATKIVPIEASPADVGSADADPTTQDTSPKKGFQEYAIQQAAYEVPLKANRVGSTQLKIFTCEYCNKVFKFKHSLQAHLRIHTKEKPFKCPQCDYASAIKANLNVHMRKHTGEKFSCEHCSFTCLSKGHLKVHVERVHEKIKRHCRFCKKKYSDIKNLLKHIREAHDMEDRKVKSIYDEYRLQTREGKRQLLYDCNICERKFKNELIRDRHMLIHAVTKPFGCELCDHGSTKLQGLQVHIRKHPFIYGCAICPQKLVSTAQLKKHLAESHPDMEVSDVFPKCIQNSFCLLKPGDDIQHQMLRQDDLQITEELSLLNVPSEALLPEAQEAQAHGKGGGSCEQEAVITLEIMDKETLPKELEGQTVANSVNASTDVLPAPLESSLGTNEEVPCGSQSSQGGDGEASSKETSPYESSQGNNEKLDWGVNVEMTPFKQIIDQMQKKRLSMELFKRIKKVYGELECEYCGKLYWYQVHYDTHVRTHTREYLHYCTECTYSSITKTGLKRHIVQKHSNVLLKCPEEGCEFVTPDKYKLNAHCVTHSEKDKEVVTCPFCEKTVAEEKMKQHLQSSHPDIALDSTLEALGITTVAQKWGKKTAKCPYCDRYFKRVGADLQRHIWTHEGVKPFKCSVCDFAARTKSNLTAHMNRHSTEKTHLCDLCGKKFKSKCSLKAHKLLHTTEVGKKFKCTECDYMTVQKPQLVRHMEQHAPFKPFKCAHCHYSCNMAGSLKRHYHKKHPNEEYSNAGSGTTSDSVAEQGGHKCPVCNYAYGTKWEMNRHLKIKHRLKVVESDGLELDQWVDQVVESLEEEEESTQFLHIAEAEDSQATEEAVTTLQDLHFTTENGVVSATSTDELDPAAVNILQQIIELGSENTDGTVASVVAMAPGTVTVLEQVAEEEQQSDHAMIIQDALQQASVEMGEEHHLVVSSDDVEGIKTVTVYTQGEEASQYIVYVQTDEQMTEAL from the exons ATGTTCAACAATCTGATTTGCCGATTACACCTGAAAATAATGAGTGCATCTAAACGAG GTGTtacatgcatgtacatgtgcaaaATCTGCAACTTGTTTTCCCCACGCAAGAAAGATCTCCTCTCACATGCAACTGACATCCACAACTCTGAGGGTATTAACCCAGATGATGTCATTATCCCCATCAAACCTTTACCTAGACCACGGCCAAAACCATCCAGTG ATGCCCccaaaaagaaaaggggaagacCTAAGGATGCTACAGCAACAGCCTTTGCGAGTATTGAAGTGGTCGTTCCCTCTGATGGAGAGAGACAAATGGAACAGCAGAACCCTGGGGCTGACATGAAAGGGGGATGTCCAGAGGATGACTCACTGGAATGCAAGAAGTGCAATCGCAAATTCAGCAACAAGCGTCAGATTTCCAAACATATTTGCTATGTAGAGTCAAAAGAAGACAACGACAATG ATCCCCCCTATTCAGAAGGGCCCCCCGTTGAAACAGATTCTGAGGAGGCTAGTGAGAAAGCAAACACGTCGCAGACCCCAAAGCGGGCACGGACTCAGATAATGCAAAAAGAGCCTGGGAGAGAGTCAGAGGCGGCAACGGGACCCCTAAACCCCATCGTTAGTGTGCTTCTGGCAGCTCATGAGGCCATCCCAG ATGCTACAAAGATTGTGCCAATTGAGGCTTCCCCTGCGGATGTGGGGTCTGCAGATGCAGATCCCACGACACAAGACACGAGCCCGAAGAAGGGCTTCCAGGAGTATGCCATCCAGCAGGCAGCCTATGAAGTGCCACTTAAAGCCAACAG AGTTGGATCAACTCAACTCAAGATTTTCACCTGTGAATACTGCAACAAGGTCTTCAAGTTTAAACACTCCCTGCAGGCCCACCTTCGAATTCACACCAAAGAGAAGCCATTCAAGTGCCCGCAGTGTGACTATGCCAGTGCCATCAAAGCTAACCTCAACGTCCACATGCGCAAGCACACAGGCGAGAAATTCAGCTGTGAGCACTGCTCCTTTACCTGCCTGAGCAAGGGACACCTCAAGGTGCACGTGGAAAGGGTCCATGAGAAGATCAAGCGTCACTGCCGTTTCTGCAAAAAGAAGTACTCAGACATCAAAAACCTCCTGAAACACATACGCGAGGCGCACGACATGGAAGACAGGAAAGTGAAGAGCATTTACGACGAGTATCGTCTGCAAACGAGGGAGGGCAAGAGGCAGCTCCTCTACGACTGCAACATTTGCGAGCGCAAGTTCAAGAACGAGCTCATCCGGGATCGCCACATGTTGATCCACGCCGTCACCAAACCTTTTGGCTGCGAGCTCTGTGACCACGGCTCCACCAAGCTGCAGGGCCTTCAGGTCCACATTCGCAAGCATCCTTTTATCTACGGTTGTGCCATCTGTCCACAGAAGTTAGTCAGTACCGCGCAGCTCAAGAAGCACCTCGCGGAGAGCCATCCCGACATGGAGGTGTCCGACGTCTTCCCCAAATGCATCCAGAATAGCTTCTGCCTTCTGAAGCCAGGGGACGACATCCAGCATCAGATGCTGAGACAGGATGATCTGCAGATCACTGAGGAACTCTCTCTTCTCAACGTCCCCAGTGAGGCCCTCCTTCCAGAGGCACAAGAGGCACAGGCCCATGGAAAGGGAGGTGGCTCTTGTGAACAGGAAGCGGTCATAACCCTGGAAATAATGGATAAGGAAACCTTGCCAAAGGAGCTGGAAGGTCAGACTGTGGCAAACAGTGTTAATGCCTCCACTGATGTTCTACCTGCACCTTTGGAGAGCAGCTTGGGAACCAATGAGGAGGTGCCCTGTGGCAGTCAGTCATCGCAGGGTGGAGATGGTGAGGCCTCCTCAAAGGAGACTTCCCCGTACGAGTCCTCACAAGGGAACAATGAGAAGCTGGACTGGGGAGTCAACGTGGAGATGACGCCGTTCAAACAAATCATAGATCAAATGCAGAAGAAACGTCTGAGCATGGAGTTGTTTAAGAGAATCAAGAAAGTGTACGGTGAATTGGAGTGTGAATACTGTG GAAAGCTGTATTGGTACCAGGTGCACTACGACACACACGTGCGAACGCACACACGGGAGTATCTGCATTACTGTACCGAGTGCACATATTCCTCCATCACCAAAACTGGTCTGAAGCGCCATATCGTTCAGAAACACAGCAACGTCTTACTGAAGTGCCCGGAGGAGGGCTGTGAGTTTGTCACCCCTGACAAGTACAAATTAAATGCTCATTGCGTCACCCATTCAGAAAAG GACAAAGAAGTTGTCACTTGCCCATTCTGTGAAAAAACTGTAGCTGAAGAGAAAATGAAGCAGCATCTCCAAAGCTCTCATCCAG ATATAGCCTTGGACTCCACACTGGAGGCATTGGGCATTACAACTGTGGCACAGAAGTGGGGCAAGAAGACCGCAAAATGCCCTTACTGTGACCGCTACTTCAAGAGGGTTGGCGCCGACCTGCAACGTCATATATGGACCCACGAGG GTGTGAAGCCATTCAAATGTTCAGTCTGTGACTTTGCTGCACGGACCAAAAGCAACCTGACGGCACATATGAACCGGCACAGCACAGAGAAGACCCATTTGTGTGACCTATGTGGGAAGAAGTTCAAGTCAAAGTGCAGTCTTAAAGCACACAAGCTTCTTCACACAACCGAAG TTGGAAAAAAGTTTAAATGTACAGAATGCGACTACATGACAGTCCAGAAACCCCAGCTGGTGCGGCATATGGAGCAGCATGCGCCGTTCAAG CCCTTCAAGTGTGCCCATTGCCATTACTCGTGCAACATGGCTGGCTCTCTGAAGCGGCACTACCACAAAAAGCACCCCAACGAGGAGTACTCCAACGCAGGCTCTGGAACGACCTCGGACTCTGTGGCGGAACAAG gAGGACATAAGTGTCCTGTGTGCAACTATGCTTACGGGACTAAGTGGGAGATGAACAGGCACCTTAAAATCAAACATCGGCTCAAGGTGGTGGAGAGCGACGGCCTTGAGCTGGACCAGTGGGTGGACCAG GTGGTGGAAtccttggaggaggaggaagagtccACGCAGTTCCTCCACATAGCTGAAGCTGAAGACTCCCAGGCTACAGAGGAAGCAGTGACCACCCTGCAAGACCTTCACTTCACCACTGAGAATG GTGTTGTATCGGCTACCTCAACAGACGAACTAGACCCTGCAGCAGTGAATATTCTGCAGCAGATTATCGAACTTGGGTCTGAAAACacagatggcactgttgcttcaGTTGTGGCTATGGCACCAGGAACAGTTACAGTGTTAGAACAG GTGGCTGAGGAGGAGCAGCAGTCTGACCATGCGATGATCATCCAGGACGCACTGCAGCAGGCCTCGGTGGAGATGGGAGAAGAGCACCACCTAGTGGTGTCCTCTGACGACGTGGAGGGCATCAAGACAGTGACCGTCTACACTCAGGGAGAAGAGGCCTCACAGTACATTGTTTACGTACAGACTGACGAACAAATGACAGAGGCTCTGTAG